The following nucleotide sequence is from Ensifer adhaerens.
TCGACCATGGCTACGGCGGCGCGTCCAACCTCTGGCGTAAACGGTTCGTCGCGGAAGGCCGGCTCCTCCCGCGTTACCCACGTGGTCGATGTCACCTGCGATATTTCATCGAGCAGCTGGATGGCGGAGATGCCGCCGCCGACGACCAGCACATGCTGCCCCGCGAATTGCGCTGCCGACTGATAATCCTTCGTGTGCAGCTGGTGCCCCTTGAAGCGCTCCGCTCCCGGATAGGGCGGGATATAGGGGGCCTCCCAGGTGCCGGTCGCGTTGATGATGCCGCGGGCAGCATAAGCCCCGTCGTCCGTCTCGACCCTGAAGCGCTCGCCCCGGTCACACACGACCTTGACGGCCACCGCCCGGCGGACCGGCAGACCGAATGCCTTCTCATAGGCGCCGTAATACTGCGGCACGGCGACGGCCGCGTGAACCTCGCCCTTGCTGGTATCGACCGCTTCGGAAAATCTCATGCCGGGAAGATCGTGAATACCGTTGACCGTATTCAAGGTCAGCGACGGCCAGCGAAACTGCCAGGCCCCGCCCGGCTGCGGCGACCGGTCGATGACGACATATTGCCTGTGAGGCGCCAGCCCGAGCCGGCCCAGGTGATAGGCCGAAGACAATCCCGCCTGCCCGGCGCCGATGACGACGATGTCGATCTTGCGGGCCACGCGCGCATGCGTTTCGACATCGACAGGCTGAGCCGCATCCGTCATGGTGCGGCCCGAAGCAAAAGCCTGTCAGTCCTTGCCAGATCATCCACGGCGGCGGCCCTATGCAATTGCCGCTGCGAAGATCGCCGCAAGTTTTTCGATGCCGATCTGGTCGTCGCGGTCGAAGCGTGCAGGCTCCGGGCTGTCGAGATCGATGACGCCGATCACCCGGCCGTCACGCCGCACCGGAACCACGAGTTCCGAGCGCGAGGCCGCATCGCAGGCGATGTGCCCCGGAAAGGCATGGACGTCTTCCACAAGGATCGAGCGGTCTTCCTTGACGGCCGTTCCGCAGACCCCGCGGCCGACGGCGATGCGCACACAGGCAGGCTTGCCCTGGAACGGTCCCAGCACGAGTTCGTCGTCGGTTTCGAGGAAATAAAACCCCGCCCAATTGAGGCTCGGCATGGTCTGGAACATCAGCGCCGACGTATTGGCCGCGTTGGCGATCAGGTTCGGCTCGCCATGAAGCAGCGATTCGAGCTGCTGGGCCAACTCCGCATAGAAAGCGCGCTTGTCGCCTGTGTCGATGGTGGCTGCCTGAAACATGATCTTATCCGCTCTAATGTTCGTATCGGCCGGCAATGTAGTGTCGCGCCCGTCCCATTGCCAATGGCCGCAACCTTGAGGCCATTGTCTCACGGCTGCTGCGAAGCGGCGACCTGCCTTTTGAGGCAGTCAATCATGGCTTGGGCTGCAAGCGACA
It contains:
- a CDS encoding NAD(P)-binding domain-containing protein yields the protein MTDAAQPVDVETHARVARKIDIVVIGAGQAGLSSAYHLGRLGLAPHRQYVVIDRSPQPGGAWQFRWPSLTLNTVNGIHDLPGMRFSEAVDTSKGEVHAAVAVPQYYGAYEKAFGLPVRRAVAVKVVCDRGERFRVETDDGAYAARGIINATGTWEAPYIPPYPGAERFKGHQLHTKDYQSAAQFAGQHVLVVGGGISAIQLLDEISQVTSTTWVTREEPAFRDEPFTPEVGRAAVAMVEDRVRRGLPPGSVVSVTGIPVTPAIMAARARGALERQPMFAEMTENGVRWSDGRELAVDVILWSTGFRSALDHLAPLQLRNADGGILMTGRLATQVAKDPRIHLVGYGPSASTIGANRAGGAAARELADFLHLT
- a CDS encoding GAF domain-containing protein codes for the protein MFQAATIDTGDKRAFYAELAQQLESLLHGEPNLIANAANTSALMFQTMPSLNWAGFYFLETDDELVLGPFQGKPACVRIAVGRGVCGTAVKEDRSILVEDVHAFPGHIACDAASRSELVVPVRRDGRVIGVIDLDSPEPARFDRDDQIGIEKLAAIFAAAIA